Proteins encoded within one genomic window of Hahella chejuensis KCTC 2396:
- the moaA gene encoding GTP 3',8-cyclase MoaA, which yields MEASELNAPVLQDKFGRRLHYLRLSITDICNFRCNYCLPDGYQCKTEALPLTVSEIQTLTTAFAALGTRKVRITGGEPAIRRDLPQIISACAQTEGIRKAALTTNGYNLRKHIDAWAQAGLSALNVSVDSLDPQRFHAITGHDRLHAVLGGVDRALELGGLQVKLNSVLLRDYNGDQLTPFLEWVKDKPVAVRFIELMQTGDNAVFFRANHISGAEIAERLEQQGWTLVPKDIDAGPAQEYQHPDYRGRIGLIMPYSKDFCATCNRLRVSSQGKLHLCLFAEAGVNLRDHLRNGDVVGTVAAIRRAVEGKLPGHSLHEGFTGAMSHLAMLGG from the coding sequence ATGGAGGCTTCTGAGCTGAACGCACCTGTATTGCAAGACAAGTTTGGCCGACGGCTGCACTATTTGCGTCTATCTATCACAGACATCTGCAACTTCCGCTGCAATTACTGTTTGCCGGACGGCTATCAATGTAAGACGGAGGCGCTGCCCTTAACGGTGAGCGAAATTCAGACTCTCACTACCGCCTTCGCCGCTTTGGGAACCCGCAAGGTGCGCATCACGGGCGGCGAGCCGGCCATTCGTCGCGACTTACCGCAAATCATCAGCGCCTGCGCGCAAACTGAGGGCATACGCAAGGCCGCTCTGACCACCAACGGTTATAACCTGCGCAAACATATCGACGCATGGGCGCAAGCCGGGTTAAGCGCATTGAATGTGAGCGTGGACAGCCTTGATCCGCAACGGTTTCACGCCATCACCGGGCATGACCGCTTGCATGCGGTGCTTGGCGGCGTGGATCGCGCGTTGGAACTAGGGGGGCTGCAGGTCAAACTCAATTCCGTGTTGCTGCGTGATTACAATGGCGATCAACTGACGCCGTTTCTGGAATGGGTGAAGGACAAACCGGTGGCGGTGCGCTTCATTGAGTTAATGCAAACCGGCGACAACGCCGTATTTTTTCGCGCCAATCACATATCAGGTGCGGAAATCGCAGAGCGACTGGAACAGCAAGGCTGGACGCTGGTTCCCAAAGACATTGACGCCGGTCCCGCGCAGGAATACCAACACCCGGATTATCGTGGGCGCATTGGTCTGATCATGCCCTACAGCAAAGATTTCTGCGCCACCTGCAATCGGCTGCGCGTCTCCTCACAAGGCAAACTCCACCTCTGCTTGTTCGCGGAAGCCGGCGTCAATCTCCGCGACCACCTCCGCAACGGCGACGTAGTAGGAACCGTCGCCGCCATCCGCCGCGCGGTGGAAGGCAAACTGCCAGGGCACTCCCTGCATGAGGGGTTTACCGGCGCGATGTCTCATCTGGCGATGTTGGGTGGGTGA
- a CDS encoding putative zinc-binding protein, which yields MNRRTDLPLIYSCSGCSNVAQLANNAAVAMDRRGLAEMSCISGVGGGVKPLVKVACSGRPIVAVDGCLLGCVKQCLNNLNVTPKVYVRLDEQGYRKRYGEDCPEGDLETVVEQIQTAMAQAGLDSQ from the coding sequence TTGAACCGCCGCACCGATCTTCCCCTGATTTATTCCTGCTCGGGCTGCTCTAACGTTGCGCAGTTGGCCAACAATGCCGCTGTGGCGATGGACCGTCGCGGGCTGGCGGAGATGTCCTGTATTTCCGGCGTTGGCGGTGGTGTGAAACCTCTGGTCAAAGTCGCCTGCAGCGGCCGTCCTATCGTCGCCGTAGACGGCTGCCTGCTTGGTTGCGTCAAGCAGTGTTTGAATAACCTGAATGTGACGCCAAAGGTCTATGTACGCCTGGATGAGCAGGGCTACCGAAAACGCTACGGCGAGGACTGCCCCGAAGGCGATCTGGAGACGGTCGTCGAACAGATTCAGACCGCCATGGCGCAAGCCGGGCTGGACTCGCAATGA
- a CDS encoding helix-turn-helix domain-containing protein has translation MTEDFCSNLKLLCSHYKSTAEVCRRMEIHRAQFNKYLNGTSQPSRFVLRKICDFFGVEPHELDLPHDRFMQVAQSRANSDRDARAPDKPYAEKLERLQQQSEGRLDKYLGYYYEYHFSMTFPDQIIRSLLQIDMSGNDYYFRRLERMRPPNKEEKYKSRYEGTAMFLSERIFLVGYETLTHNEIAQTILYPTYKSRVSYLSGLKLGVSASDRREPVCVKVVLEYLGRSIRNREALQKCGLFNPATDAVARHIKEKISDATGYRGASLLATPL, from the coding sequence ATGACCGAGGACTTCTGCAGCAATCTGAAGTTGCTGTGCAGCCACTATAAATCCACCGCCGAAGTCTGTCGGCGCATGGAAATCCACCGCGCCCAATTCAACAAATACCTGAACGGAACCAGTCAGCCCTCGCGCTTCGTTTTGCGCAAAATCTGCGATTTCTTTGGCGTGGAGCCCCACGAGTTGGATCTTCCTCATGACCGCTTTATGCAAGTGGCTCAATCCCGGGCTAATAGCGACAGAGACGCGCGTGCGCCAGACAAGCCCTATGCAGAGAAACTGGAGCGTTTGCAGCAGCAATCGGAAGGGCGATTGGATAAGTATCTGGGCTATTACTACGAATATCACTTTTCCATGACCTTTCCTGATCAGATTATTCGTAGCCTGTTACAGATCGACATGAGCGGAAACGACTACTATTTCCGCCGCTTGGAGCGCATGCGTCCGCCCAACAAGGAAGAGAAATACAAGTCCCGCTATGAAGGAACGGCCATGTTTCTCTCCGAGCGTATCTTTCTGGTGGGATATGAAACTCTGACTCACAACGAGATTGCGCAGACGATTCTTTACCCAACCTATAAGAGCCGGGTGAGTTACCTGTCTGGCCTCAAGCTAGGCGTTTCCGCCAGTGATCGGCGTGAACCCGTGTGCGTGAAGGTGGTGCTGGAATACCTGGGGCGCTCCATCCGTAATCGAGAAGCGTTACAGAAATGCGGTCTATTCAATCCAGCGACGGACGCTGTAGCGCGGCATATCAAAGAGAAAATCTCCGACGCCACCGGGTATCGCGGCGCCAGTTTATTGGCGACGCCACTTTAA
- a CDS encoding alanine/glycine:cation symporter family protein: protein MLDFLTQLIWGKVLVAVLIALGLLLTITSRFVQFRYFGRMFRLVRRSMKESQDQINSFQALSLTLAGRVGAGNIAGVAIAIALGGPGAVFWMWLIGLIGMGLSFFECSLAQLFKRRDSDGSFRGGPAYYIHRGLGLKWLAVLFSVLLLVTFGFAFNALQAHTVASTLKHTFGIATPITGSVLVVFIGLIIFGGVRRIAEVAEVIVPIMVLAYFGIGLYVIGMNYHAAPATFLLIFKSAFALEPAFSGLIGTAIMMGVKQGMFSNEAGLGSAPNVSAAAKVGHPADQGIVQAFSVFMDTMVLCTCTAMIILMSNSLDLGGVLNGVELTQLALAKQMGELGRGLISLALMLFAFTSIIYNYYLGENSLRYLNSSNEKAVVVYRMFTLGLVMWGALQNLAAVFAFADITMGLLALVNLVALFMLLKVGLRLLRDYDEQIQSGVKSPVFDPDKFADLDIDHSAWVRSTRDESEEQNEELSVSPRVGAPVIPS from the coding sequence ATGTTGGATTTCCTGACTCAATTGATATGGGGTAAGGTGCTTGTCGCCGTCCTTATCGCGCTGGGGTTGTTGCTCACCATCACCTCGCGCTTCGTACAGTTCCGCTATTTCGGTCGGATGTTTCGTCTCGTCCGTCGTTCGATGAAGGAATCTCAGGATCAGATCAACTCATTTCAGGCGTTATCCCTGACACTCGCCGGTCGAGTGGGGGCGGGCAATATTGCGGGCGTCGCCATTGCTATCGCTTTGGGAGGTCCGGGCGCCGTGTTCTGGATGTGGCTGATTGGTTTGATCGGCATGGGCCTGAGCTTTTTTGAATGCTCTCTGGCGCAGCTGTTCAAGCGCAGAGATTCTGATGGCAGCTTCCGCGGCGGTCCCGCCTATTACATTCATCGTGGTCTGGGCCTCAAATGGCTCGCCGTTCTGTTTTCCGTATTGCTGCTCGTGACTTTCGGCTTTGCCTTTAATGCTTTGCAGGCGCATACCGTCGCGTCCACGCTTAAACATACCTTTGGCATCGCCACGCCGATTACCGGTTCTGTTCTGGTGGTGTTTATTGGACTGATTATTTTTGGCGGCGTGCGTCGCATCGCCGAGGTGGCGGAAGTCATCGTGCCTATTATGGTGCTGGCGTATTTTGGCATTGGACTCTATGTCATCGGCATGAATTATCATGCAGCGCCGGCGACCTTCCTGTTGATCTTCAAGAGCGCGTTTGCGCTGGAGCCTGCATTTTCCGGATTGATCGGCACCGCCATCATGATGGGCGTGAAACAGGGTATGTTCTCCAATGAGGCGGGTCTGGGCAGCGCGCCTAACGTATCCGCCGCGGCCAAAGTAGGGCACCCGGCGGATCAAGGTATCGTGCAGGCGTTCAGCGTGTTTATGGATACCATGGTGCTGTGCACCTGCACCGCGATGATCATCCTGATGTCTAACTCTCTGGATCTGGGCGGCGTTTTGAACGGCGTTGAGTTGACCCAATTGGCGCTGGCCAAGCAGATGGGAGAGTTAGGCCGTGGACTAATCAGTCTGGCGCTGATGTTGTTCGCCTTCACCTCCATTATTTATAACTACTATCTGGGGGAAAACAGTCTCAGATATCTGAATTCCTCCAATGAGAAAGCCGTCGTCGTATACCGCATGTTTACGCTTGGTCTGGTGATGTGGGGAGCGTTGCAGAACCTGGCTGCGGTGTTTGCGTTCGCCGACATTACCATGGGTCTGCTGGCGCTGGTGAATCTGGTGGCGTTGTTTATGTTGCTGAAAGTGGGGCTGCGCCTGCTGCGTGACTACGACGAGCAGATTCAATCCGGGGTGAAGAGTCCGGTATTCGATCCAGACAAGTTCGCTGACCTGGATATTGATCATTCCGCCTGGGTGCGCTCCACGCGAGACGAGAGCGAAGAGCAGAATGAAGAGCTTTCTGTGTCGCCAAGAGTAGGCGCTCCGGTTATTCCCAGCTAA
- a CDS encoding DUF7660 family protein yields the protein MREPHELLKEVTDEESFLLFVKSLIADREPHEGKVADGADSTDGWASNSISGFLKGAVAWAEDSDFGNCQDPELKENSWKQFAVFLYCGKVYE from the coding sequence ATGAGAGAGCCTCATGAATTACTGAAAGAAGTGACTGACGAGGAGAGTTTTCTTCTCTTTGTGAAATCATTGATTGCTGACCGTGAACCTCACGAAGGAAAAGTTGCCGACGGGGCTGATTCCACAGACGGTTGGGCAAGTAACTCCATCAGCGGCTTTTTGAAAGGAGCAGTGGCTTGGGCTGAAGATAGTGATTTTGGGAATTGTCAGGACCCAGAGCTGAAAGAGAACTCATGGAAACAATTCGCGGTGTTTCTGTACTGCGGGAAAGTCTATGAGTAA
- a CDS encoding DUF4288 domain-containing protein, which yields MQTWDKNISPVGWYIGTYMARFIEVDDERNNDLDAQFETWENTVIVKASTLEEAFEKVEKIGIEHAEPYKGGETGVTVQWEYLGIIDLLPIYEELEDGSEIMWAPKHPKKLRNLKSMVKDISALRE from the coding sequence ATGCAGACATGGGATAAAAATATCTCCCCCGTTGGCTGGTATATAGGAACATATATGGCTCGGTTTATCGAAGTCGATGATGAGCGTAACAATGATCTGGACGCACAATTTGAAACGTGGGAAAACACAGTGATAGTCAAGGCTTCGACATTAGAGGAAGCTTTCGAAAAAGTAGAGAAAATTGGTATCGAGCACGCAGAACCATATAAAGGTGGTGAAACTGGCGTTACTGTACAGTGGGAGTACCTTGGGATAATCGACCTTTTGCCTATATATGAGGAGCTTGAAGATGGTTCAGAAATCATGTGGGCGCCAAAGCATCCAAAGAAGCTAAGAAACCTTAAGTCAATGGTGAAAGATATTAGTGCATTAAGAGAGTAG
- a CDS encoding MFS transporter encodes MLYTEKLGQRALAAATVAFAANFSVWTLYAVLGLRIQEQLDLSILQFGLLLAAPMFSGALLRFPAGMLSEVMSCRKLFIWQMALLPPALFILPWISSYRGYLLAGLWLGVSGVSFTIGIRYVTAWFESRSQGFAMGVFGAGNAGAAVTLALAPVIERVWSAEFIGPAYGLGMLVTLVLFWALAPEDTRYMQARRRADLAYHLQPLKDPQVWRFSLYYYFVFGSFLALLMWLPHYYVNAYGLSLQNAMLLTLLFVTTSSMVRALGGWFADRYGGRAVNWSVFWICLVCLFFLSYPPTSMTIHGVDWDVQLEIRVNVWVFTLLMLVIGVAQGFGRASVYKIIHDYFPDHMGSVGGTVATLGAAGGFTLPIAFALAVEALGVHSASFMVLYGVLAACMVAMYAAIRNERSRRRLREAREHNFLLDD; translated from the coding sequence ATGCTCTATACCGAAAAACTGGGACAACGCGCGCTCGCCGCGGCGACGGTGGCGTTCGCCGCCAACTTTTCGGTATGGACGCTGTATGCTGTGCTGGGGTTGCGCATTCAAGAGCAGCTTGACCTCAGCATCCTCCAGTTTGGTCTGTTGCTGGCGGCGCCGATGTTCAGCGGCGCGCTGCTGCGTTTTCCCGCCGGCATGCTGAGCGAAGTGATGTCTTGTCGGAAGTTGTTTATCTGGCAGATGGCGTTGTTGCCCCCGGCGCTGTTTATATTGCCGTGGATCAGCAGCTATCGAGGATATCTGCTGGCGGGATTATGGCTGGGCGTCTCCGGCGTATCATTTACGATTGGCATTCGCTACGTTACCGCCTGGTTTGAAAGCCGCAGCCAGGGCTTCGCCATGGGCGTGTTCGGCGCCGGTAACGCCGGCGCGGCGGTGACCCTGGCGCTGGCCCCGGTTATCGAGCGGGTATGGAGCGCTGAGTTTATCGGACCCGCCTATGGCCTGGGGATGCTGGTCACGCTGGTGCTGTTCTGGGCGCTGGCGCCGGAGGACACCCGTTACATGCAGGCCCGGCGGCGGGCGGATCTGGCGTATCATCTACAACCACTGAAAGACCCCCAGGTGTGGCGCTTCAGCTTGTATTACTACTTCGTATTCGGCAGTTTCCTGGCGTTATTGATGTGGTTACCGCACTACTACGTCAATGCCTATGGGCTGTCATTACAGAACGCCATGCTGCTGACGCTGCTGTTTGTCACCACATCCAGTATGGTGCGGGCGTTAGGAGGCTGGTTTGCGGACCGGTATGGAGGCAGGGCGGTAAACTGGAGCGTATTCTGGATTTGCCTGGTGTGCCTGTTCTTTTTGAGTTATCCACCGACCAGCATGACTATTCACGGCGTCGATTGGGATGTGCAGTTGGAAATCCGCGTCAATGTGTGGGTGTTCACCTTGTTGATGCTGGTTATTGGCGTGGCGCAAGGCTTCGGGCGCGCCTCGGTGTACAAAATCATCCATGACTATTTCCCCGATCATATGGGCAGCGTCGGCGGAACCGTCGCCACACTCGGCGCCGCCGGCGGCTTCACCTTACCTATCGCCTTCGCCCTGGCGGTAGAAGCGTTGGGGGTCCACTCCGCCAGCTTCATGGTGCTCTACGGCGTACTGGCCGCCTGCATGGTGGCCATGTACGCCGCCATCCGCAATGAACGCAGCCGGCGGCGGTTGCGGGAGGCAAGGGAGCATAACTTTTTGTTGGATGATTGA
- a CDS encoding NarK family nitrate/nitrite MFS transporter yields MSTDSKLNLFNFSDGKIKTLHITWFAFFLTFVVWFSHAPLMVFIKEAMDLSSQQIKALLILNVALTIPARILIGILVDKYGPRLVYSGLLISSSFVCAGFAMADTYESLALFRFLLGFVGAGFVIGIRMVGEWFPAKQVGIAEGIYGGWGNFGSAAGAMTLPTLALLFGGDDGWRYALGLTGVLTFLYGIIYYKVARNTPKGSTYFKPKKSGGLEVTSKGDFIFYLVMNVPMYLALAVLAWKLSPAGVALLTDNTMYILWIALVILFLFQTSQIWKVNKENLTHGAPEYEHYKFKQVALLDLAYFVTFGSELAVVSMLPLFFLETFDGLDPVKAGLLASGFAFMNLVARPTGGHFSDKIGRRKSMMLLIGGLAGGYFVLSMIDGGWWLPLAVAATMCCSFFVQAGEGAVFAIVPLVKRRMTGQIAGMAGAYGNVGGVAYLTVLSFVDYSTFFQVIAVSAAVVFVACWFLDEPSGQIAEVMPDGSVHMIDVS; encoded by the coding sequence ATGAGTACTGACAGCAAACTCAATTTATTCAACTTCAGCGACGGCAAGATAAAGACGCTCCACATCACGTGGTTTGCGTTCTTTTTAACCTTTGTAGTGTGGTTCAGCCATGCGCCTTTGATGGTGTTCATCAAGGAGGCGATGGATCTGAGCAGCCAGCAGATCAAAGCCCTGCTGATTCTCAACGTCGCGCTGACGATTCCGGCGCGGATACTGATCGGCATTCTGGTCGACAAATACGGTCCACGTTTAGTGTATAGCGGCTTGCTGATCTCCTCTTCTTTTGTCTGCGCCGGCTTCGCCATGGCCGACACTTATGAGTCTCTGGCCTTGTTCCGTTTCCTGCTCGGCTTCGTCGGCGCAGGCTTCGTCATAGGCATCCGCATGGTGGGTGAATGGTTTCCGGCCAAGCAAGTCGGCATCGCCGAAGGCATTTACGGCGGCTGGGGCAACTTCGGTTCCGCCGCCGGCGCCATGACACTGCCCACCCTCGCCCTGCTGTTCGGCGGCGATGACGGCTGGCGCTACGCCCTGGGCCTGACCGGCGTACTCACTTTTCTCTACGGCATCATTTACTACAAAGTGGCCCGCAACACACCCAAAGGCTCTACTTACTTCAAACCGAAAAAATCAGGCGGCCTGGAAGTCACCAGCAAAGGCGACTTTATCTTCTACCTGGTGATGAACGTGCCGATGTATCTGGCCCTGGCCGTGTTGGCCTGGAAGCTGTCTCCCGCTGGCGTCGCCCTGCTCACCGACAACACCATGTACATTCTGTGGATCGCCCTGGTGATACTGTTCCTGTTCCAGACCAGCCAGATCTGGAAGGTCAACAAAGAAAACCTGACTCACGGCGCGCCTGAGTATGAGCACTATAAGTTCAAACAAGTGGCTTTACTGGATCTGGCTTACTTCGTGACCTTCGGTTCAGAACTGGCGGTCGTGTCCATGTTGCCGCTGTTCTTCCTGGAAACCTTTGATGGCCTGGACCCAGTCAAAGCCGGCCTGCTCGCCTCCGGTTTCGCCTTCATGAACCTGGTGGCGCGTCCCACCGGGGGGCATTTCAGTGACAAGATCGGGCGTCGCAAAAGCATGATGTTGCTGATCGGCGGACTGGCCGGAGGCTACTTCGTGCTCAGCATGATTGACGGGGGCTGGTGGCTGCCTCTCGCCGTGGCCGCCACCATGTGCTGCTCTTTCTTCGTCCAAGCAGGCGAAGGCGCCGTGTTCGCCATCGTGCCTCTGGTCAAACGTCGCATGACCGGACAAATCGCAGGCATGGCCGGCGCATACGGCAACGTGGGCGGAGTGGCCTACCTGACTGTATTGTCATTCGTCGATTACAGCACCTTCTTCCAGGTGATCGCAGTCTCTGCGGCGGTGGTGTTCGTCGCCTGTTGGTTCCTGGATGAGCCCAGCGGCCAGATCGCGGAAGTCATGCCTGACGGCAGCGTGCATATGATCGATGTGAGCTGA
- a CDS encoding bifunctional protein-serine/threonine kinase/phosphatase has protein sequence MPLIVHHSSITAAGVKDLNEDAVAVCAPSQERRLLNKGVVAALADGVSSAEAGKEASATAVDLFIADYLKTPDTWAVSHAGQKILSSLNLRLYRKSQEFVHEAKGYLCTFSALILKSRTAHIFHVGDSRIYLLRHGELTRLTRDHIVSLGGGRKMLARAVGMDNNLPIDYSKTPLEVGDILILTSDGVHDFLDDETIKHIVDHAPTAQEAVDELLQQSLQAGSNDNLSAIVLAVDDLPETTLEDYSNQLTRLPFPPELEPGMALDGLVVEEEIFASSRSQLYLVRDQDSGERWVMKTPSRNYLGDVSYIDRFIQEEWIGKRIDNPHVVRIIEQPQARTCLYYLMEHVEGVTLQQWIKDHPFPKPKTAFALIAQVADGLSALHSQDTIHQDLKPANIIVSPDNRATIIDFGSVYVAGVAEVFRPLEHIAALGTASYSDPLYLLGQNTGARGDLYALATIAYEMFTGELPYGDQINECRSRFDYDRLRYRSAMQFNPVIPLWFDRALQKGVAFDLDQRYQTMDALLQDLQNPNPAFLQDNPLEMEDRSPVMFWQMLSGFWALILMLVLILFSCQGPS, from the coding sequence ATGCCTCTGATCGTCCACCACAGCTCTATCACCGCCGCCGGCGTCAAAGACCTCAATGAAGACGCGGTGGCGGTGTGCGCCCCATCACAGGAGCGACGCTTGCTCAATAAAGGCGTCGTCGCCGCGCTGGCGGACGGGGTCAGCTCCGCGGAAGCCGGCAAGGAAGCCAGCGCTACGGCGGTAGATCTGTTCATCGCCGACTATCTAAAGACGCCGGACACCTGGGCGGTGAGTCACGCGGGCCAGAAAATACTCTCCTCCCTCAATCTCAGGCTATATCGTAAAAGCCAGGAATTCGTACATGAGGCCAAGGGCTATCTCTGCACGTTTTCCGCATTGATTCTCAAATCCCGCACCGCGCATATTTTCCACGTCGGCGACAGCCGCATTTATCTGTTGCGTCATGGCGAACTGACCCGCCTGACCCGGGACCATATCGTCAGCTTGGGCGGCGGAAGAAAGATGCTCGCCCGAGCGGTGGGCATGGATAACAATCTGCCCATTGATTACAGCAAAACGCCGCTGGAAGTAGGCGACATCCTGATCCTCACTTCCGACGGCGTGCATGACTTTCTGGACGACGAAACGATCAAACACATCGTGGACCATGCGCCTACCGCGCAGGAAGCGGTGGATGAGCTGCTGCAACAGTCGCTACAAGCCGGGAGCAATGACAATCTCAGCGCTATTGTGCTGGCGGTGGATGATTTGCCTGAGACCACGCTGGAGGATTACAGCAACCAGCTGACCCGCCTGCCCTTCCCCCCGGAGCTGGAGCCTGGAATGGCGCTGGATGGACTTGTCGTCGAAGAAGAGATTTTCGCTTCCTCACGCAGTCAGCTCTACTTGGTGAGAGATCAGGACAGCGGCGAGCGCTGGGTGATGAAAACGCCGTCACGAAATTATCTGGGGGACGTCAGCTATATCGATCGCTTCATACAGGAGGAATGGATCGGCAAACGCATCGACAATCCGCATGTGGTGCGCATTATCGAGCAGCCGCAGGCGCGCACCTGCCTTTATTATTTGATGGAGCACGTGGAAGGCGTCACCCTCCAGCAGTGGATCAAAGACCACCCATTTCCCAAGCCCAAAACCGCCTTTGCACTGATCGCACAGGTCGCAGACGGATTGAGCGCACTGCATAGCCAGGACACTATTCATCAAGACTTAAAACCGGCCAATATCATCGTCAGCCCGGACAATCGGGCGACCATCATCGACTTCGGCTCCGTCTACGTTGCCGGCGTCGCCGAGGTCTTCCGCCCCCTGGAGCATATCGCCGCTCTGGGCACCGCCTCTTACTCCGATCCGCTGTATCTGCTGGGACAAAATACCGGCGCGCGCGGAGATCTGTATGCCCTGGCGACCATCGCCTACGAAATGTTCACAGGCGAACTGCCCTACGGCGACCAAATCAACGAATGCCGCTCCCGCTTTGATTATGACCGCCTGCGTTATCGCTCCGCCATGCAGTTCAACCCGGTGATTCCACTTTGGTTTGATCGGGCGCTGCAAAAAGGCGTGGCGTTCGATTTGGACCAGCGTTATCAGACCATGGACGCGTTGCTGCAAGATCTGCAAAACCCTAATCCGGCGTTCCTGCAAGACAATCCTCTGGAAATGGAAGACCGCAGCCCGGTGATGTTCTGGCAAATGCTGTCAGGATTCTGGGCGCTGATACTTATGCTGGTGCTGATTTTGTTTTCCTGTCAGGGACCTTCCTGA
- a CDS encoding substrate-binding periplasmic protein: MAKALLLLIALAALLGGKVAAAADLVELKAAADPWPPFIDPEHPHGGVSVEIANAAFATQGYKVKQLIVPWARAVEGTRRGTFDLILDAWWSQERIDLFAYSNPYLTNEVKFIKLKGDLFEFKGLESLRGRVIGVVRGYAYNDAFMEADYFTRLEVTQFMQSVLMLSQRRINLTLEDELVARYRIQREEPALLPMLEFVEPPLSANKLYVISGMKNPRHRQYIDAFNRGLAIIKENGEFDRILKENGLVDGEHVQEGP; this comes from the coding sequence ATGGCGAAGGCGCTGCTGCTGTTGATCGCTCTCGCCGCTCTATTGGGCGGTAAAGTGGCGGCCGCCGCGGACCTTGTTGAACTAAAGGCCGCGGCTGATCCCTGGCCTCCTTTTATCGACCCCGAACATCCACATGGCGGCGTTTCCGTTGAAATCGCCAACGCCGCTTTCGCCACCCAGGGCTACAAGGTAAAACAGCTTATCGTTCCCTGGGCGCGGGCGGTGGAAGGGACCCGGCGCGGAACTTTCGATCTGATTCTGGACGCCTGGTGGAGTCAGGAGCGCATCGACTTGTTCGCGTACAGTAACCCCTACCTGACCAATGAAGTGAAGTTCATCAAGCTGAAGGGCGACCTGTTCGAGTTCAAGGGCCTTGAAAGTCTGCGCGGCAGAGTGATCGGCGTGGTGCGAGGGTATGCCTACAATGACGCTTTTATGGAAGCCGATTATTTTACCCGTCTGGAAGTCACTCAGTTTATGCAGAGCGTTCTGATGCTGTCGCAACGGCGCATCAACCTGACCCTGGAAGATGAACTGGTGGCCCGCTACCGCATCCAGCGGGAGGAGCCTGCGCTATTGCCGATGCTGGAGTTCGTGGAGCCGCCCCTGAGCGCGAACAAGCTGTACGTTATCAGCGGCATGAAGAACCCCCGTCACCGGCAGTACATCGACGCCTTCAACCGAGGCTTGGCCATTATCAAGGAGAACGGTGAGTTTGACCGCATCCTGAAAGAGAATGGTCTGGTGGATGGCGAGCACGTTCAGGAAGGTCCCTGA